CCCGTACTTGGAATGTTGTTGGGTGGTCAGCTATCGCAAGCAGGTGGGTATCAGTACGTGTTCCTAGCCTTATTTGTGATGGCTCTGGGGCTCTTCGTTTATAACTTAGTTCAACTGCCAGAAACGCAGCAACAAAAACAGCCGCTACAACTCTGTAGTTTGAGTGGTCGTATGATCAAGGATGTAAAAATTTGGCAATCTGCCGTTTTGGTTGCACTGTATAACGTGGCTCTATTTTCCTACTACCAGCTAGGTGCATTTCGCTTTGCAGAGCTTGGTTTTAACGCTCAGCAGTTTGGCTATAGTGGCATTGTTTTAGGCTTAGGTACGCTTGTAGGAAGCTACGTAAACAAAGCGATGCTATCGAGAAGCTTTTCTCATCGAACGTTATTAGGTGTGGCAGCCCTGCTTCTTGCTGTGGGCTCGATTGCCGTATTTGCCATGCTCGACTCAATCTGGTTTGTTGCGCCTATGATGTTCGTCGTCATGTCATTCGGTATTGCGATTCCAAACGTGCTTAGTGTTGCGTTGACCGATTATAAACAGCAAGCGGGCAGTGCGGGCGCAGTGTTTGGCTTGATGTACTATTTAATGATTGGTGGAGGTTTGGGCTTAGCAGGAATAATACAAGATCTGGGTACTGTCCTGATCGGCTGCAGTGTACTGACGATGATTGTCACCATGAGAGGTAAAAAGCACTAAGTCAAAGGTAAGGCGACTAAAAGCGCTCTGCATGTCGGAGAGCTTTTTTACTTTTAGTCTTCGGTTTGTAAATAGTGGTATTTCGTCCATAACTCGATAATATTATTGATAGAATTAGACTAAAAGGAGCGAGGGAATTCGTGGCTATCATTGATGAAACCACTCGGTTTGATGCTGACAGTATTGAGAATCCGGTTGTGGGTATTGCTGCTACCGTCGGGACTCATGACTCTGGCATGCACCATCATCAAAAGCATCAATTATTATTCGCTGCCTCAGGTTGTATGTCGATATCCCTCGATGGTGCAAAGTGTATATTGCCACCGACACGTGCAGCTTGGATCCCTGCAGGGATTGAGCATTATGCGAAAATGAGCAATGTGGTGGCGTATCGCTCTCTCTACTTTGATTCTGAGCTTTGTGTTGATGTCCCCGATATGGTCACCGTGTTCTCTGTTAACCCTCTACTTAGAGCGCTTATCGAACGCATGGCGTTTTGGGAGTGGGAAAAACCACAAAGCGAGCAAGTGAACATGATGGCGTTGTTCTTTGAAGAACTGAGTGCTGCGCCCAAAGAGAACATGGCACTGCCGCTGCCGAGCGACAGACGGTTGCAGCGATGGCTCGATGGGGTGGTAGGTGAGCATTATCAGCCACAGCCGCTTAACCAAGTTGCCTTTACGGTCGGTGCTAGTGCCAAAACAGTCACGCGCATCTTTACTAAAGAAACGGGAATGCCCTACCAAAGTTGGCGTCAGCAATGGCGATTATTGATGGCGATTCAATATCTTTCAGAAGGGAAGAGTGTCGCCGATACTGCTAGTGAGCTCGACTTCTCGAGTGACAGTGCGTTTGTCTCGTTCTTTCGCCAGCAAACGGGTGAAACACCGGGCAAATACGTGGGAGAAGGACAGTAAAGTTGGAATGCATTGTTGAGATGATAAACTATTGAGATGCACTCATTTGTTCAAAATCAGTATGTCCAATACAGACTCTAAGCCGTTCACCGAGCAGCAACTTCAAAACACGCTAGAAAAAATAGTGTCTCATCCACTGTTCTATTCCTCTCCCAAGCTCGTTGCGTTCTTGCGATATATTGTGGAGAAGGCAGAGGCTGGATTGGGTGACGAGCTGACACAGTATGGTATTGCCACCGAATTGTTTGGAAAGCCCACTAGTTTCGATCAATCTAGTGATCCTATGGTGCGAATGCTTGCAACCAAGTTAAGAAAATCTCTCGCGGTCTTCTTTGAGGATAACCCTAACTGCGAGGTGAAGATAGACCTGCCAAAGCGAAGCTATACGCCAATATTGTCTTTAAATGGCAGCTACTTACCAGAGCCAACACTGCCTGATACTCACTACCCAACCATCGCGGTTTTACCTTTCTCTCTTACAAGCCAAGACGAATTATGCGTGGATCTAACAAACTCACTGCAAGAAGAGTTGAACCACGCTTTGGGTCGCTTTGATCAATTGGCGGTACTCTCTCCGCTTCGGATTCAAGAAGTATCAGAAGGATCAATATCGCTTAGCGAACTGCGTCGTTTGCTCGGGGCTAGGTACGTGATTTCAGGCTCGGTGAGACGAAATAGCATGTCTACTCGCATAACCATTGCGTTGAGTGAGACCGATCAGGGGATCCAAATATGGAGCGAACGTTTTGAGTTGATGGGTGAACTTGGTTCGCTTGGGGAACAAGAGCGCATAGTACAAAAGATGGCAACCAAGATTGGTTCCTCATATGGCGTTATCTCGATGCATGAGTTTCAAGCCATAAAGCACCACGACAAGACGGTGCTGAATGACTATCAAGCCAGGCTTTTTTATCTTGAGTATCTCACGAAAATGAGCCAAGAAAGTTTGCAGGACATGATTGCGCTATATGAAGACTTGACGTCAGAGCGCTATGCCAATGATGCACGAATGTTGGCGACGTTGGCACAGTTATATTGTGACGCTTTGTTGTTTGGCATTATGGACCAACAGCAAGTGATTGAGCGTTGTGAAAAGCTGGTAGCAAAAGCTCTGGATTTCTCCCCACATGATAGTGAAGTGATTTTGGCTCAAGCTTGGTGGGCGCTACTGACGAACAACGAACAAAAAGTAAAGAGTTGCGCAGAGCGTATTATTCAACTTAACCCAAATTCACACTACACCATAGGTGCTGCAGGTTGGCTGGTTTGTCTGTCGGGTAATTTTGACTACGGCATTCGAATTCTGACTGATCTGTTGGGTAAAGATGAGTACTTCCCAAACTGGCTCAAACTAAGCCAAGCGCTGAATGCGATTCGACAGCAGGATATGGATGCGGCTTTGCAAAGCATCGAGTTGTTTTACGTGGAAGGCAATGTACTGCAAACCATTCTATTGGCGTTAATTTATCAAGTGACAGGGCACTACGCGTTTGCTGAGCAGCATTGGAGTGAGGCGAATGGCATGGTATCAGAGCTTCCGAGGATCTCTGAACAATTATTGAAAGTGATGATTCTGGATGAATCACTGTGCGAAACACTTGAGAAAGCACGGCAAGTACTCGTGCGATAGTGACGGGAGCTGTATTAACAACGTATTGAATAGTTTGATTTTCAAGTTCAACGTAAACTGATTAATTTACGTATGTTACTAAAGTAAAGTGTACCCCTTGTTACTGTTGGGCCATGAATTGTTA
This is a stretch of genomic DNA from Vibrio maritimus. It encodes these proteins:
- a CDS encoding multidrug effflux MFS transporter, translated to MKTKPSLWLMVVMLMFPQIVETIYSPALGSIAQSFAVSYAQAAQTLSIYFSAFAVGVVVWGVLADKWGRRPTMLLGLFIYGGAALVAMKADNFTTVMLARAVSAFGIAVGSVVTQTMLRDVFRGEELAKVFSLMGMGISISPVLGMLLGGQLSQAGGYQYVFLALFVMALGLFVYNLVQLPETQQQKQPLQLCSLSGRMIKDVKIWQSAVLVALYNVALFSYYQLGAFRFAELGFNAQQFGYSGIVLGLGTLVGSYVNKAMLSRSFSHRTLLGVAALLLAVGSIAVFAMLDSIWFVAPMMFVVMSFGIAIPNVLSVALTDYKQQAGSAGAVFGLMYYLMIGGGLGLAGIIQDLGTVLIGCSVLTMIVTMRGKKH
- a CDS encoding AraC family transcriptional regulator, with product MAIIDETTRFDADSIENPVVGIAATVGTHDSGMHHHQKHQLLFAASGCMSISLDGAKCILPPTRAAWIPAGIEHYAKMSNVVAYRSLYFDSELCVDVPDMVTVFSVNPLLRALIERMAFWEWEKPQSEQVNMMALFFEELSAAPKENMALPLPSDRRLQRWLDGVVGEHYQPQPLNQVAFTVGASAKTVTRIFTKETGMPYQSWRQQWRLLMAIQYLSEGKSVADTASELDFSSDSAFVSFFRQQTGETPGKYVGEGQ